In the genome of Lysobacter sp. 5GHs7-4, the window CAACTCATCTTGCCGGGGGTGCCGTCTGCGCAGTTAGCGCTGCAGCAGTTCGGACAATCTGGGCAGGGGAGAGACGGGCAGTTGGGGCAGGGGCCTGCAGTTAGGCTTGAGGTCGAAAGGCTCGATGCCGAAAGGGGCTCATCGATTGGCCCGCATTGCTTGGGTTCAATTTTCGCAGCGCGCGGATTGTATTTAGACACTACCGTAAGGCCAAGGCTGAACCCATCGGCACCATCAATGTTTACTGTTCCGCTTTTGCCCTCAGCTATCCGCATCCTGGGCTCACCAAGTATGACCCAAGCACCTTCAATTTGCTCTAAGACGATCACGCTTATGTCTACCGCCGCGTCGCCCTTTGGTGTTCTTGCGCCGGGACTAACCAGCGCCTGCATTCGAATGGCGCCATTCTGATCGCCTATCGTGATACGCCCAGGCTTGCCATACAGCAGTTGCATGCTTGGCGAAGCGACCACCTTGCCGTCTCGAATGAGTTCAAGCTTTAAATCGTAAACATTGTGCTTGGTCGGCAACGTGTAGGCGCTAGCGCCGGTCGCGACCATAAAAAAGAATGTAAGTGTCCAAGCAAGGCTTGCTAGCAATGGGTGCCACGAATTATTCCATTTCATGGGTGTCCAGCCTGTTTTTGAGTATCTAGGTCTGCAAGAAACATATTGAAGATGTAAATTGTGTGCCTGGCATTTGCGTCGAAAAATTACTCGCTTACAGCACTGATTCGAAGCTAGCAAAGTATTTTCCAAGATGCAAAGAGGGTGCGTAGGCAAGTGCCAAAATTTATAACTGTGGCCGCGCCAGCGGCGCACATGGCGAATGCGCTTGCGCGCGCGCTTTCGGCAGGCGCCATTCCGGGTGGTCGTAGGGAATGTAGTTGACCCAGAACCAGGGCAGGCAGGTCGTGCCCAAGGTCGCGTCGGCCAGGTATTTGAACAGGCCTTCGCCGTTGGAGCTGTTGCTCAGGATCACCATGCAGCGGCGCCCGTCGGCCACGCACAGGGCGAGGTTGTTGGTGCCGTCGTCGTGGCCGCCCTTGGACCAGGCCAGGCCCTGCGGTTCGCGATAGGTGAGCCAGCCCAGCGCGTACGACAGTTCGATGCTGCGGTTGTCGGGATTCGCGTCCAGCGACAGGGTCGGGAACTGCTGCACCGAATCGATCGCGATCTGCGGACGCAGCAGCTCGGCCTTGCTGGCGGCGCTGAGGCCGTCGCCGCGCGCCAGTCCGGCCAGGAACGCGGCCTGGTCGGCGATGGTGGTGTCCATCGAGCCGGCCGCGCGCACCGCGCCGCGCTGCTTGTGGCCCAGGGGCTTGTTGTCCTGGTCGTAGCCGATCGCCAGGTTGTCGGCGAAATCCTCGCGCCAGACCAGGCTGGTGCGGCGCATGCCGTAGCGGTCGTAGACCTGCTTCTGCATCAGCTCGGCGACGTCCACGCCCAGGCCGAACTCGATCACGAACTGCAGCAGGTTGATGCCTTCGCCGGAATAGGCGTAACGCTGGCCGGGATCGAAGTAGAACTTGAGCTTGCCCTTCGGGTCGTAGCCGCCCTCCGGGGTGAAGAAGCGGAAGTTGGCGAAGCCGCCGGTGTGCGACAGCAGCATGCGCGGGGTCAGCCGGCGCCAGCGTTCGTCGCCGGCGAGGTCGGCGTATTTTTCGTATTCGGGCAGCGGCTTGGGCAGGTACTGCGCGATCGAACGGTCCAGGTCCAACCGGCCGGATTCGACCAGGGACATCACCGCGTAGGCGAACTCGCCCTTGGTGATCGAGGCGCCGTACATGACGGTGTCGGTGGTCAGCGGCAGCTTGCGCTCCAGATCGCGCGAGCCGTAGGCCTTCAGATGCACGATGCGGCCGTCGTCGATCACCGCCAGCGCCAGTCCGGGCACGCGCCCGGCCTGCATCAGGCGTTCGACTTCGCGGTCCAGCGCCGCGCCGCGCAAGGGCGGGGCGGCGGCGTCGCGGCTGGCGGTGGAGGCGCAGCCGGCCAGGCTCAACACGGCGGCGACGGCGAACAACAGGGCACGCACAGGCATGACGGTACCTCCGATCTGGGTTCGGACGGCTACCCGCTTCGCGGGACGTTGGGGGCGGATCGGGTCGGGGCGAGGGCCGGGCCGACCGGGGCAAATCGTGCGGGTCTGACGGGTGTGGAGCTAGTTGGTTCGGGTCCGATCGGGTCCGATCGGTTTGAATCACGTCAGTTTAAACCAGGTCGAGCGGGTGTCCGTCGCAGCACCGGAGAAGCGACGGACACCGCACTCGATAAAACGTTTAGGCGTTGCAGTCGCTCACACTGCCGCGGTCGAGCTGGGCATAGGGCTCGAACGCGGGCAGGGTCTGCACCAGCGCGTCCTGCGCGGCGCGCATTTCGACCACGCGCTTGCACAGGCGCTGGGCCTGTTGGGCGATGTTGTCGGCCTCGGCGTCGATCTTGTCGCCGACCGAGTCCGCATTGCCCTTGACCACGCCCTCGATCGCGCCGGCCACCGCCTTGCCGGCGATGTCGACGCCGGCCTTGCCGATGGCGATGCCGTCGTCGCGCACGGCCACCGCGTTGG includes:
- a CDS encoding YggN family protein, encoding MKLASVLSIPLFALALALAGCGSHDRVTIGGDGVLKHIELGDDRISLHGNGSIAVITNRGDLSIDGKAVALNPAQRAEALRLYTNAVAVRDDGIAIGKAGVDIAGKAVAGAIEGVVKGNADSVGDKIDAEADNIAQQAQRLCKRVVEMRAAQDALVQTLPAFEPYAQLDRGSVSDCNA
- a CDS encoding serine hydrolase domain-containing protein, translated to MPVRALLFAVAAVLSLAGCASTASRDAAAPPLRGAALDREVERLMQAGRVPGLALAVIDDGRIVHLKAYGSRDLERKLPLTTDTVMYGASITKGEFAYAVMSLVESGRLDLDRSIAQYLPKPLPEYEKYADLAGDERWRRLTPRMLLSHTGGFANFRFFTPEGGYDPKGKLKFYFDPGQRYAYSGEGINLLQFVIEFGLGVDVAELMQKQVYDRYGMRRTSLVWREDFADNLAIGYDQDNKPLGHKQRGAVRAAGSMDTTIADQAAFLAGLARGDGLSAASKAELLRPQIAIDSVQQFPTLSLDANPDNRSIELSYALGWLTYREPQGLAWSKGGHDDGTNNLALCVADGRRCMVILSNSSNGEGLFKYLADATLGTTCLPWFWVNYIPYDHPEWRLPKARAQAHSPCAPLARPQL